One Nitrospira sp. DNA window includes the following coding sequences:
- a CDS encoding Putative protease gives MRHPDLAGTTIREASAGRKGGCLQTTSVACMHGTFVAGILSARRASVTPGICPDCTLVVRPIFSDLIPNEAETPTATPEELASAIVDCMAAGAQVLNLSVGLIRPSIRGERLLQEALDAATRQGVLVVAAAGNQGTVGSSTITRHPWVIPVVACNVRGVPLEYSNLGCSIGTQGLCAPGERVMSLGIDENGVALEGTSVATPFVTGTIALLWSLFPNIQATRVRFAVTRGSSARARTVVPPLLNAWNAYQSMVQAYS, from the coding sequence ATGCGCCATCCTGATCTTGCCGGTACAACGATCCGCGAAGCTTCAGCTGGAAGGAAAGGCGGCTGCCTTCAAACAACCAGCGTGGCCTGCATGCACGGGACTTTTGTGGCCGGCATCCTGTCCGCAAGGAGAGCCTCGGTTACTCCTGGTATATGTCCAGATTGCACCTTGGTGGTGCGACCGATTTTCTCAGATCTCATCCCGAACGAGGCAGAGACACCCACCGCTACCCCTGAGGAACTCGCCTCGGCAATCGTGGACTGTATGGCGGCTGGAGCGCAAGTGCTGAACTTAAGCGTCGGTCTCATACGGCCGTCGATTCGAGGCGAACGTTTGCTGCAAGAAGCATTGGACGCAGCAACCAGGCAAGGGGTGTTGGTCGTCGCTGCGGCGGGCAATCAAGGAACCGTCGGAAGCTCCACCATCACTCGACATCCCTGGGTGATTCCCGTTGTGGCTTGCAATGTTCGTGGAGTACCGCTGGAATATTCGAATCTCGGGTGCTCGATCGGCACACAAGGACTGTGCGCGCCGGGCGAGCGTGTCATGAGTCTTGGGATCGACGAAAATGGGGTCGCATTGGAAGGGACGAGCGTCGCGACTCCATTCGTGACCGGAACTATTGCGTTGTTGTGGTCTCTGTTCCCGAACATTCAGGCCACCAGGGTGCGGTTCGCGGTGACTCGCGGCTCGTCGGCGCGAGCAAGGACGGTGGTTCCGCCGCTATTGAATGCATGGAACGCCTACCAGTCAATGGTCCAGGCCTATTCGTAA
- a CDS encoding Riboflavin synthase eubacterial/eukaryotic, translating into MFSGIVEEMGAVTTLNKGMAGTRLTIMASTVMGDLAVGASVSVNGACLTVAARTDHDFSVDVSPETLRVTTLGNLASGSPVNLERAMKLNERIGGHMVSGHVDGIGAIRSRHQDGNALILEFEAPKEILRYCVAKGSITVDGISLTINDVTERSFAVSIIPHTAKVTTLGLKQIGDQVNLESDLIGKYVERLLQERGILPSKPAPVIDKDYLKRRGLI; encoded by the coding sequence TTGTTCAGCGGCATCGTCGAAGAAATGGGCGCGGTCACCACTCTGAACAAGGGAATGGCCGGCACGAGGCTGACCATCATGGCTTCGACGGTCATGGGCGATCTTGCCGTCGGCGCCAGCGTGAGCGTGAACGGCGCCTGTCTCACGGTGGCCGCCAGGACGGACCATGATTTCTCCGTCGATGTTTCGCCGGAAACTCTCCGTGTCACCACACTCGGCAACCTCGCTTCCGGCTCGCCCGTCAACCTGGAACGCGCCATGAAATTGAACGAGCGGATCGGCGGCCATATGGTGTCCGGCCATGTCGATGGGATCGGGGCCATCCGCAGCCGACATCAGGACGGCAACGCGCTGATTCTGGAGTTCGAGGCGCCGAAGGAGATCTTACGCTACTGTGTCGCGAAGGGGTCGATCACGGTGGATGGGATCAGTCTCACGATCAATGACGTCACCGAGCGGTCGTTTGCGGTCTCGATCATTCCCCACACGGCGAAGGTCACCACGCTCGGGCTGAAACAGATCGGCGATCAGGTGAATCTGGAGTCGGACCTCATCGGCAAATACGTGGAACGTCTCCTCCAAGAACGCGGCATCCTTCCTTCAAAACCAGCCCCGGTCATCGACAAAGACTATCTGAAGAGGCGGGGATTGATCTAG
- a CDS encoding putative MFS-type transporter translates to MTTSRSFFSICTLGVFCFISYNLVRMPVLSLFAESLGAGPERLGLIVSVSTLTGVLLKLPSGALSDIYGRKMLLRIGVVAFGLPPFAYPFVSDLNVLTGLRFVHGLATAIFAPSALATVADLYKERRGAALGTYTACTQSGALLGPFLGGWLVYQAGFPAAFVTAGLFGCIAILIFFSLHLDEPPPRVHEKGVGPVLTEMGKGFLAVARNRRVLITSSTDAAKMIANGALMAFLPLYGLSVGLNGGQVGLLFSVQAVTSFFSKPIMGRVSDRVGRQPLILIGLLICAATFISMPHVGSFALLLLLSSGFGFGEAVVSSSSAALVADSSEFKRLGAGMGMQGTVMDIGHASGPLLAGLLIAHTSYQGAFAVIASIQLLAAVAFWATMRTVSR, encoded by the coding sequence ATGACCACCTCCCGCAGTTTTTTCTCCATCTGTACCCTCGGTGTGTTCTGTTTCATCAGCTACAACCTCGTCCGCATGCCGGTGTTGTCGCTGTTCGCAGAATCCCTGGGTGCAGGTCCGGAACGGCTCGGGTTGATCGTGTCGGTCTCGACGCTCACCGGCGTGTTGTTGAAATTGCCTTCGGGCGCCCTCTCCGACATCTATGGGCGCAAGATGCTGCTGCGCATCGGGGTGGTGGCCTTCGGCCTGCCTCCGTTCGCCTATCCCTTCGTGTCCGACCTGAACGTCCTCACGGGACTGCGGTTCGTCCATGGCCTGGCCACCGCTATCTTCGCGCCGAGCGCCCTGGCGACGGTGGCGGACCTCTATAAGGAGCGGCGCGGGGCGGCACTGGGGACCTATACGGCATGCACCCAATCCGGCGCATTACTCGGGCCCTTTCTCGGCGGCTGGCTGGTGTACCAGGCCGGATTTCCCGCAGCGTTCGTGACCGCCGGATTGTTCGGCTGCATCGCGATCCTGATTTTTTTCAGTCTCCATCTGGATGAGCCGCCGCCGCGCGTGCATGAAAAGGGGGTGGGCCCGGTGCTCACCGAAATGGGCAAGGGCTTCCTCGCCGTCGCGCGCAACCGGCGGGTGTTGATCACCAGTTCCACGGACGCGGCCAAGATGATCGCCAACGGCGCGCTGATGGCCTTCCTGCCGCTCTACGGCCTCTCGGTGGGCCTCAACGGCGGCCAAGTCGGCCTCCTGTTCAGCGTACAGGCCGTGACCTCCTTCTTCTCCAAGCCGATCATGGGGCGCGTGTCGGATCGGGTGGGGAGGCAGCCCTTGATCTTGATCGGCCTGCTGATTTGCGCCGCGACCTTCATCAGCATGCCCCATGTCGGCTCGTTCGCCCTGCTGTTGCTGCTCTCGTCCGGCTTCGGCTTCGGCGAGGCGGTGGTGTCGTCCTCCTCTGCGGCGCTGGTGGCGGACAGTTCCGAATTCAAGCGACTGGGGGCAGGGATGGGGATGCAGGGTACGGTGATGGATATCGGCCATGCCAGCGGCCCGCTGCTGGCCGGTCTCTTGATCGCCCATACCAGTTACCAGGGTGCCTTCGCCGTCATTGCCTCCATTCAATTGCTGGCCGCCGTCGCGTTTTGGGCCACGATGAGGACGGTCTCACGGTAG
- a CDS encoding diaminohydroxyphosphoribosylaminopyrimidine deaminase (5-amino-6-(5-phosphoribosylamino)uracil reductase), whose translation MALRLAAKGRGTTSPNPMVGAVVVNRGRIVGQGFHRKAGGPHAEVIALSQAGSRAKGGTLYVSLEPCSHLKKRTPPCVPLIIKSAVRRVVVAMVDPNPSVRGRGLAQLKRAGIEVAVGCGEAEALQLNEAYVHRVRTGRPFTILKAGMTLDGKIATAGGESQWITDETARTQAHRWRADVDAILVGIGTVLRDDPKLTARLSDDPFRLAVRQPLRIVLDSRLRIPLKTAVLQDQQTAHTVIATTVAASARKADLLRGRGIDVLVLPKADGHVSVPALWKRLGQLGVTSLLVEGGSEVNAAVLRAGLVQRIMCYVAPLLLGGQDAKGLLGGRSPRRLSEALLLKNLRTEPVGRDMLIQADLSTQ comes from the coding sequence ATGGCCCTCCGCCTCGCAGCGAAGGGCCGTGGAACCACCAGCCCCAACCCCATGGTCGGAGCGGTCGTCGTCAACCGAGGCCGGATCGTAGGGCAGGGGTTTCACCGCAAGGCCGGCGGGCCGCACGCCGAGGTGATCGCACTGAGCCAGGCCGGTTCGCGGGCCAAGGGCGGCACCCTCTATGTCTCCCTCGAACCCTGCAGCCACCTGAAGAAACGTACGCCGCCCTGTGTGCCTCTCATCATCAAGTCGGCGGTCCGTCGCGTCGTCGTGGCGATGGTCGATCCCAATCCGTCGGTAAGGGGCAGGGGCCTTGCGCAGTTGAAGCGGGCCGGTATCGAGGTGGCCGTCGGTTGCGGTGAGGCCGAAGCCCTGCAGCTCAACGAAGCCTATGTCCATCGAGTCCGAACCGGCCGCCCCTTTACCATCTTGAAGGCCGGGATGACGTTGGACGGCAAGATCGCCACGGCGGGCGGCGAGTCTCAATGGATCACCGATGAAACGGCCCGCACGCAGGCCCACCGGTGGCGGGCCGACGTAGACGCGATTCTCGTCGGCATCGGCACGGTCTTGCGCGATGATCCCAAACTGACCGCCCGATTGTCGGACGACCCGTTCCGGCTTGCCGTCCGGCAGCCGCTGCGTATCGTGCTGGACAGCCGATTACGCATTCCCCTCAAGACCGCAGTCCTGCAAGACCAACAAACCGCCCATACCGTGATCGCCACGACTGTTGCTGCCTCCGCTCGCAAGGCGGATCTTCTGCGAGGTCGCGGCATCGATGTGCTGGTCTTGCCGAAGGCTGATGGCCATGTCAGTGTGCCTGCCTTGTGGAAGAGGCTCGGACAGTTGGGCGTCACCAGCCTGCTGGTCGAAGGTGGGAGCGAGGTCAATGCGGCGGTGTTGCGCGCCGGTCTTGTCCAGCGAATCATGTGTTATGTCGCACCGCTTCTCCTCGGCGGGCAGGACGCCAAGGGTCTGTTGGGCGGACGGTCGCCGCGTCGCCTCAGTGAGGCCCTGCTGCTCAAGAATCTCCGCACGGAGCCGGTAGGGCGTGATATGTTGATTCAGGCGGACCTTTCGACTCAATAG
- a CDS encoding Pyruvate,phosphate dikinase has translation MAKKYVYYFGDGKAEGTGDMKELLGGKGAGLAEMTNLKVSVPPGFTISTEACVEYYKRGKTYPPGMMEEALQALKRIERSMKAGFGDPDNPLLVSVRSGARASMPGMMDTVLNVGLTTKTVHGLALKTRNERFAQDSYRRFISMFGSIVMGVSREHFEDILKHKKQDLGVTQDTHLDAKALKELVVSFKELVKEETKRDFPDDPLEQLRMAINAVFSSWYGARAVTYRRLYNIPETWGTAVNVVAMVFGNMGETSGTGVAFTRDPATGQHTFFGECLTNAQGEDVVAGIRTPLPVSQLEKYMPQAYKDLQATYKKLERHYRDMLDLEFTIQEGKLYMLQTRVGKRTGVAAVRIAVDMVKEGVISRKEALQRIGPDQLAQYLYPIFDAKEESHYTALGKGLPAGPGAAAGKIALTPDRAVEMKAAGNRVVLVRQETSPDDIHGMNAALGFLTARGGMTSHAAVVARQMGKVCVAGCDAVEVLDSQSVRIGTQVFREGEFLSINGSTGNVYAGDIPVVESEVIQVLQGKMEPSASEKYQLFETVLKWADGVRRLKVRANADVPDQARIARGFGAEGIGLCRTEHMFFAEDRIPIMQKMILARKREEREKYLDQLLPLQKQDFIGLYREMKGYPVTIRLLDPPLHEFLPKREDLMVEIAQLELTSGSPAVLEEKKRLLARVEELHEFNPMLGLRGCRLGITMPEITRMQARAIIEAACELAKEGTKIVPEIMIPLVGMVSEMKAQKDLVREVATETMKRYNVKLSYLVGTMIELPRAAVTADRIAEEAEFFSFGTNDLTQTTFGFSRDDAAKFIDFYKTANILDIDPFAVLDREGVGSLMRTAIGGGRKTRPTIKLGICGEHGGDPSSVEFCHQLGLDYVSCSPYRVGIARLAAAQAALAEAETQKTKPAKKSATHAPVNKRRSSKPVARRSKRTKR, from the coding sequence GTGGCCAAGAAATACGTCTATTATTTTGGAGATGGCAAGGCCGAGGGCACCGGTGACATGAAGGAACTCCTCGGCGGCAAGGGCGCGGGCCTGGCCGAGATGACGAACCTCAAGGTCTCCGTCCCACCCGGCTTTACGATCTCGACCGAAGCCTGCGTCGAATACTACAAACGCGGCAAGACCTATCCGCCCGGCATGATGGAAGAGGCGCTGCAGGCACTCAAGCGGATCGAGCGGTCGATGAAGGCCGGCTTCGGCGATCCGGACAATCCCTTGCTGGTGTCCGTCCGCTCGGGCGCCCGCGCCTCCATGCCCGGCATGATGGATACCGTGCTGAACGTCGGGCTGACGACCAAGACCGTGCACGGGTTGGCGCTCAAGACCAGGAATGAACGGTTCGCGCAGGACAGCTACCGGCGGTTCATCTCAATGTTCGGCAGCATCGTGATGGGGGTCAGTCGCGAACACTTCGAGGACATCCTCAAACACAAGAAGCAGGACCTGGGGGTGACGCAGGATACGCATCTCGATGCCAAGGCGCTCAAGGAACTCGTCGTCAGCTTCAAGGAGCTGGTCAAAGAAGAGACCAAGCGGGATTTTCCCGACGATCCGCTCGAACAGCTGCGCATGGCGATCAACGCAGTCTTTTCCTCCTGGTACGGTGCGCGCGCCGTGACCTACCGGCGGCTCTACAACATTCCGGAAACCTGGGGAACTGCGGTCAACGTGGTGGCCATGGTCTTCGGCAACATGGGGGAGACCAGCGGCACCGGCGTGGCCTTCACGCGTGATCCTGCCACCGGGCAACATACCTTTTTCGGGGAATGTTTGACGAACGCGCAGGGCGAGGACGTGGTCGCCGGCATCCGGACCCCGCTTCCCGTGAGCCAGCTCGAAAAGTACATGCCGCAGGCCTACAAGGATCTCCAAGCGACCTATAAAAAACTCGAACGCCATTATCGCGACATGCTCGACCTGGAGTTCACCATCCAGGAAGGCAAACTCTACATGCTGCAGACCAGGGTCGGAAAACGGACCGGTGTGGCGGCTGTCCGCATCGCGGTGGACATGGTGAAGGAAGGCGTCATTTCCCGGAAAGAGGCGCTCCAGCGCATCGGGCCGGACCAGCTCGCGCAATATCTCTATCCCATTTTCGACGCGAAGGAAGAATCGCATTACACGGCGCTCGGGAAGGGCCTGCCGGCCGGCCCAGGAGCCGCCGCAGGAAAAATCGCCTTGACGCCGGACCGTGCGGTCGAGATGAAGGCGGCGGGCAATCGCGTCGTCCTCGTCCGGCAGGAAACCAGCCCGGACGACATTCACGGCATGAACGCCGCTTTGGGATTCCTCACTGCTCGCGGCGGCATGACCTCGCACGCGGCAGTGGTGGCCAGGCAGATGGGCAAGGTCTGCGTGGCGGGATGCGACGCGGTGGAGGTGCTGGATAGCCAGAGCGTGCGGATCGGTACCCAGGTGTTCCGCGAGGGAGAGTTTCTGTCGATCAACGGCTCGACCGGCAACGTCTATGCCGGCGACATTCCCGTGGTGGAGTCCGAAGTCATCCAGGTGCTGCAGGGAAAAATGGAACCGTCGGCATCGGAGAAGTATCAATTGTTCGAGACGGTGCTGAAGTGGGCTGACGGGGTGCGCCGCTTGAAAGTCCGGGCGAACGCGGACGTGCCGGATCAAGCCAGGATCGCGCGGGGTTTCGGCGCAGAAGGCATCGGACTCTGCCGGACGGAGCATATGTTTTTCGCGGAAGACCGCATCCCAATCATGCAGAAGATGATCCTGGCGCGGAAGCGCGAAGAGCGGGAAAAGTACCTCGATCAACTGCTGCCGCTGCAGAAGCAGGACTTTATCGGACTCTACCGTGAGATGAAGGGGTATCCGGTCACGATCCGGTTGCTCGATCCGCCGCTGCACGAGTTCTTGCCGAAGCGCGAGGACCTCATGGTGGAAATTGCGCAGCTGGAACTGACCAGCGGATCCCCGGCGGTGCTCGAAGAGAAGAAACGGCTCCTGGCCCGCGTGGAAGAGTTGCACGAATTCAATCCCATGCTGGGCCTGCGCGGCTGCCGCCTCGGCATTACGATGCCGGAAATCACCAGGATGCAGGCCCGCGCCATCATCGAAGCGGCCTGTGAATTGGCGAAAGAAGGCACCAAGATCGTTCCCGAAATCATGATTCCGCTCGTCGGGATGGTCTCGGAGATGAAGGCGCAGAAAGATTTGGTCCGCGAGGTTGCCACGGAGACGATGAAGCGGTACAACGTGAAACTTTCGTACCTGGTCGGCACCATGATCGAGTTGCCGCGCGCCGCCGTGACCGCCGATCGCATTGCGGAGGAGGCCGAGTTCTTTTCGTTCGGCACCAACGATCTCACCCAGACGACCTTCGGGTTCTCCCGCGACGACGCGGCCAAGTTCATCGACTTCTACAAGACGGCCAACATCCTCGACATCGATCCCTTTGCGGTGCTCGACCGGGAAGGGGTCGGGTCGCTCATGCGCACCGCCATCGGCGGCGGCCGCAAGACCCGTCCCACGATCAAGCTGGGTATCTGCGGCGAGCACGGAGGAGATCCGAGTTCCGTGGAGTTCTGCCATCAGCTGGGGCTCGACTATGTGAGTTGTTCGCCCTACCGGGTGGGCATTGCGCGACTGGCCGCTGCGCAGGCTGCCTTGGCCGAAGCCGAGACGCAAAAAACCAAGCCCGCCAAAAAATCCGCGACCCATGCACCAGTGAACAAGCGGCGCAGCAGCAAGCCTGTCGCGCGCCGCTCCAAGCGTACGAAACGGTGA
- a CDS encoding Glycyl-tRNA synthetase beta chain, protein MPTKKPSMKTAAGSTASATTELLLEIGTEELPYQFVAPALCALQQAAETLLKEQRLTYGTVRTLGTPRRLVLLVEQLACQQTSAVKEAMGPSKAVAFDQAGQPTRAAIGFAAGQDIPVEQLQVRQTPKGEYIFAVKQEKGQPVATVLAQALPQLLAKLSFPKAMQWNQTGVRFARPVRWLVALCGGKVLPIEFATIKAGNASQGHRVLGAKVSGAKGFSVKSIAQYLKETERHGVIVDQDRRRAMILDQLALLAKSARGQLHQDDDLLEQAVYMVEYPHTILGSFKPHYLSLPKEILMTSMKEHQGYFSLVDQKGSLLPNFLAVTNMKLTNMQLIREGNERVLAARLADAKFFFDEDRKTSLADRVPKQQAVTFHQKLGSLYQKTQRVVAMAAHVAGQLGDEQLIQDCRRAAELSKADLLTGIVGEFPTLQGIMGGEYARHDGEAPVVGAAIREQYMPRAMEGELPESLAGKVLSLADRLDSIVGFFHVGLVPSGSEDPFALRRHATAIVRILIEGRLRLNLALAVRQAQEVLNDHKIMAAAQTGKGGTPDVIGFLFERLRFYGKSALQLRDDVMEAVLKSGDRQTIDLVDLLDKMKALQQMTIRTEFDPLIVGFKRAHRLTEKEQWERKPVEAELFQEAAESTLHQTVRKSREEYSAAMASGDYGQALDVLVRMKGPIDDFFNAVMVNADNQAVRGNRLSLLREVDDLFTSFADFSQIVVQGT, encoded by the coding sequence ATGCCGACCAAAAAGCCCAGTATGAAAACAGCCGCAGGGTCAACGGCATCGGCCACGACCGAGTTGCTGCTCGAAATCGGCACGGAAGAGTTGCCCTACCAGTTCGTCGCCCCGGCCCTGTGCGCCCTGCAACAGGCGGCGGAGACCCTGCTGAAAGAGCAACGGCTCACCTATGGCACAGTCCGCACGCTCGGCACGCCGCGGCGCTTGGTGTTGTTGGTCGAACAGCTCGCGTGCCAACAGACCTCTGCCGTGAAGGAAGCGATGGGGCCTTCCAAGGCGGTCGCGTTCGATCAAGCCGGTCAGCCCACCAGGGCCGCGATCGGTTTTGCCGCAGGCCAAGACATTCCCGTCGAGCAACTGCAGGTGCGGCAGACTCCGAAGGGCGAGTACATCTTTGCCGTCAAGCAGGAGAAGGGGCAACCGGTTGCGACGGTGCTGGCGCAGGCGCTGCCCCAATTGCTGGCCAAACTGTCGTTCCCGAAAGCCATGCAATGGAACCAGACCGGCGTGCGTTTTGCCAGACCGGTCCGTTGGCTGGTGGCCCTCTGCGGTGGCAAGGTGCTGCCGATTGAGTTCGCCACGATCAAGGCAGGCAACGCCAGTCAGGGGCACAGGGTGCTGGGTGCGAAGGTGTCCGGCGCGAAGGGCTTTTCGGTGAAGTCGATCGCGCAGTACCTCAAGGAGACGGAACGCCATGGGGTGATCGTGGACCAGGACCGGCGCCGCGCGATGATCCTCGATCAACTCGCTTTACTGGCCAAATCCGCGCGAGGGCAGCTCCACCAGGACGACGATCTGCTCGAACAGGCCGTCTACATGGTCGAGTATCCCCACACGATCCTTGGCTCCTTCAAGCCGCACTACCTGTCGCTTCCGAAAGAAATTTTGATGACCTCGATGAAGGAACATCAAGGCTACTTCTCGCTGGTCGATCAAAAGGGTTCGCTGCTGCCGAACTTCCTGGCAGTCACCAACATGAAGCTCACGAACATGCAGTTGATCCGCGAAGGTAACGAGCGGGTGCTGGCCGCGCGACTGGCCGACGCGAAGTTCTTCTTCGACGAGGATCGCAAGACCTCATTGGCGGATCGCGTGCCGAAGCAACAGGCCGTCACCTTCCATCAGAAGCTCGGCAGCCTCTACCAGAAAACCCAGCGGGTGGTCGCAATGGCGGCCCATGTGGCGGGGCAACTCGGCGATGAACAGCTGATCCAGGACTGCCGGCGTGCGGCTGAACTCAGCAAGGCTGACCTGTTGACCGGGATCGTGGGCGAGTTCCCGACCCTGCAGGGCATCATGGGCGGGGAATATGCCAGGCACGACGGCGAGGCGCCGGTTGTCGGTGCGGCGATCCGCGAACAGTACATGCCCCGCGCGATGGAAGGGGAGTTGCCGGAGTCTCTGGCGGGAAAAGTTCTGTCGCTCGCCGATCGGCTGGACAGCATTGTAGGATTCTTTCACGTCGGCCTGGTCCCAAGCGGGTCCGAAGATCCCTTCGCGCTCCGCCGCCATGCCACGGCGATCGTACGGATCCTGATCGAGGGAAGGCTGCGGCTCAACCTCGCGTTGGCTGTGCGGCAGGCACAGGAGGTGTTGAACGATCACAAAATCATGGCCGCAGCACAGACGGGCAAGGGCGGCACGCCGGACGTCATCGGTTTTCTGTTTGAACGCCTGCGTTTCTACGGCAAGAGTGCGCTGCAACTGCGGGACGATGTCATGGAGGCAGTCCTGAAGTCGGGGGATCGTCAGACCATTGATCTCGTGGACCTCTTGGACAAAATGAAGGCGTTGCAGCAGATGACGATACGAACTGAGTTCGATCCGTTGATCGTCGGCTTCAAACGGGCGCACCGGCTGACCGAGAAGGAGCAGTGGGAGCGCAAGCCGGTCGAGGCCGAATTGTTCCAGGAGGCTGCCGAGTCCACGTTGCATCAGACGGTCCGGAAGAGTCGGGAAGAGTATTCCGCCGCGATGGCAAGTGGGGACTACGGACAGGCGCTCGATGTGCTGGTCCGGATGAAGGGCCCGATCGACGATTTTTTCAATGCCGTCATGGTCAATGCCGACAACCAGGCGGTGCGCGGCAACCGGCTGTCGTTGCTGAGAGAAGTGGATGATTTGTTCACGTCGTTCGCCGATTTCTCTCAGATTGTGGTACAAGGAACCTAG
- a CDS encoding Glycyl-tRNA synthetase alpha chain codes for MNFQDLILTLHRFWADRGCVVHQPYDLEMGAGTFHPATFLRSLGPEPWRSAYPQACRRPTDGRYGENPNRMQHYYQYQVVLKPAPDDIQGLYLESLKQLGIDPKKHDIRFVQDDWESPTLGAWGLGWEVRLDGMEITQFTYFQEIGGIPLNPITGEITYGTERIAMYLQQVDNVYDLTWADGVTYGDVHHRSEAEFSRYNFEEGDVPMLMATFQAFEGECKRLLDKKLTLPAYDYCIKTSHMFNLLDARGAISVTERTSYIARVRALARRCAESYLADREAMGHPLIKQPARTSKGATIHSKVTTR; via the coding sequence GTGAACTTTCAAGACCTCATTCTGACCCTCCATCGTTTCTGGGCCGACCGTGGTTGTGTCGTTCATCAACCCTATGATTTGGAAATGGGAGCGGGCACCTTTCACCCGGCGACCTTCCTGCGTTCCCTCGGCCCCGAACCTTGGCGCTCCGCCTATCCGCAGGCCTGCCGCCGCCCCACCGACGGCCGTTACGGCGAGAACCCCAACCGCATGCAGCACTATTACCAGTACCAGGTGGTGTTGAAACCGGCGCCGGACGATATTCAGGGCCTCTATCTGGAAAGCCTCAAGCAGCTGGGCATCGACCCTAAAAAGCACGACATCCGGTTCGTGCAGGACGATTGGGAGTCCCCGACGCTCGGGGCCTGGGGGTTGGGGTGGGAAGTTCGGCTCGACGGCATGGAGATCACCCAGTTCACCTACTTCCAGGAAATCGGCGGCATTCCGTTGAATCCCATCACCGGCGAGATCACCTATGGAACCGAGCGCATCGCGATGTATCTGCAGCAGGTCGATAACGTCTATGACCTGACCTGGGCCGACGGCGTCACCTACGGCGACGTGCACCACCGCAGCGAGGCGGAGTTTTCCCGCTACAACTTCGAGGAAGGGGACGTGCCCATGCTGATGGCCACCTTCCAGGCCTTCGAGGGAGAGTGCAAGCGGCTGTTGGACAAGAAGCTCACGTTGCCGGCCTACGATTACTGCATCAAGACCTCGCACATGTTCAACCTGCTCGATGCGCGAGGGGCCATCAGCGTCACCGAGCGGACCTCGTACATCGCCAGGGTGCGGGCACTGGCGCGGCGCTGCGCGGAATCGTACCTGGCCGACCGGGAGGCGATGGGCCATCCCTTGATCAAGCAACCGGCCAGGACGAGCAAGGGCGCCACCATTCACTCCAAGGTCACGACCAGATAG
- a CDS encoding Rrf2 family transcriptional regulator, with protein sequence MKFSKKSEYGLRALLELCETYGGRVLQRHEIAERQHIPVEFLEQILLALKRAGLLASRRGIRGGYSLIKSPEDITLGQVIRILDGPLAPISCVSKTAYQKCSDCPYATKPSCPLQQAMGEVRDAIADILDHYTLSRFAHNKQVEGSYAHHGRP encoded by the coding sequence ATGAAGTTTTCCAAAAAAAGTGAGTATGGCCTGCGGGCGTTGCTCGAACTCTGCGAGACCTACGGAGGCCGCGTGCTTCAACGCCACGAGATCGCCGAACGACAGCACATTCCCGTGGAGTTTCTCGAACAGATCCTGCTGGCCTTGAAGCGTGCCGGTCTGCTGGCGAGTCGCCGCGGGATCAGGGGCGGCTATTCCCTCATCAAGTCCCCGGAAGACATCACGCTCGGCCAAGTCATCCGCATTCTGGACGGGCCCCTGGCCCCGATCAGCTGCGTCAGCAAGACCGCCTACCAAAAGTGCTCAGACTGTCCCTATGCGACCAAGCCCTCCTGTCCCTTGCAACAGGCGATGGGAGAGGTGCGGGACGCCATTGCCGACATTCTCGACCATTACACCTTGAGTCGATTCGCCCATAACAAACAGGTGGAAGGATCCTATGCCCATCACGGCCGCCCATAA